The Flavobacteriales bacterium genome contains the following window.
GAATGTTTGAATAAAGCTATCGATGCTGCAGTTGCTGGTAACAGAATTGGAGATATTGGTTACGCAGTTCAAAGTCATGCCGAAGAGAACGGTTTTGGTGTTGTTAGAGAGTTGGTTGGACACGGATTAGGAAAAGATTTACATGAGGCACCAGAAGTTCCAAATTATGGAAAAAGAGGTACAGGGTTAATGTTAAAAGAAGGGATGGTAATTGCAATAGAGCCTATGATTAATATGGGAGTTCGAAATGTGATTCAAGATAAAGACGGTTGGACGATAATAACTAAAGATGGAAAACCATCTGCTCACTTTGAGCATGATGTTGTGGTAAGAAAAGGAAAAGCTGAAGTGTTATCATCACATAAATTTATAGAAGAAGTATTAAATAATAAAAATTAATGGCAAAACAAGCATCTATAGAACAAGATGGAACGATAATCGAAGCATTGTCAAACGCAATGTTTAGAGTAGAGTTAGAAAATGGCCATATATTAACGGCACATATTTCTGGTAAAATGAGAATGCATTACATTAGAATTTTACCAGGTGATAAAGTAAAAGTGGAAATGTCTCCTTATGATTTATCAAAAGGAAGAATTTCATTTAGATACAAATAAATTAATTACTCCGTTGATTAACGGATAAATATTAGAAAAGATGAAAGTAAGAGCATCAGTTAAAAAAAGAAGTGCAGACTGTAAAATTGTTCGCAGAAAAGGACGTTTGTACGTAATTAACAAAAAGAACCCGAAGTTTAAACAAAGACAAGGATAAAATATAATTAGTAATTATGGCAAGAATTGCAGGTATAGATTTACCAAAACACAAACGAGGCGTTATAGGCCTAACATACATCTATGGTATTGGAAAATCTTCAGCTACGAAGATTTTAGGTAATGCTGGTATTGATGAAAATAAAAAAGTTCAAGATTGGGATGATGATGATTTGTCAAAAATCAGACAGATTCTTAATGATGAATTTAAAGTAGAAGGTGCTTTAAGATCAGAGGTTCAATTAAACATTAAGCGTTTAATGGATATAGGTTGTTATAGAGGTGTTAGACATAGATCTGGTTTACCATTAAGAGGTCAACGCACAAAAAACAATTCTAGAACAAGAAAAGGTAAAAAGAAAACAGTTGCTAACAAGAAAAAAGTAACTAAATAATAAATAAAGAGTCTTTATAAAATGGCAAAAACAAACGTAAAGAAGAAAAAGAAGGTAATTGTTGAGGCTTACGGACAAGCTCATATTCACGCCTCTTTTAATAATATTATTGTTAGTTTAACTAACAATAGTGGACAAGTTATATCATGGTCTTCGGCTGGCAAAATGGGCTTTAGAGGTTCTAAAAAGAACACTCCTTATGCTGCTCAATTAGCTGCTGCCGATTGTTCAAAAGAAGCTTATGAAAATGGACTTAGAAAAGTTAAAGTTTTTGTAAAAGGACCAGGAGCAGGAAGAGAGTCTGCAATCAGAACAATCCATAATGCAGGTATCCTTGTAACTGAGATAGTAGATATTACTCCACTACCTCACAATGGATGTCGTCCTCCAAAAAGAAGAAGAGTATAGTAAATTAATATAAACCGAAAGGAATTTAAGTTATCGAAGGATATTGACCTTAATTCATAATGTTCCTTTATAAAACAACAAAGTAAAATGGCAAGGTATACAGGTCCAAAGTCAAAAATCGCAAGAAAATTCAGAGAGCCAATTTTTGGTCCTGATAAAGTATTGGAGAAAAAAAATTACCCTCCAGGACAACATGGTCCTAACAAAAGAAGAGGTAAACAATCAGAATACGCAATTCAGTTAGCTGAAAAGCAAAAAGCTAAATATACTTATGGTATTTTAGAAAGACAGTTTGAGAACTTATTTAACAAAGCTTCTAGAACTAAAGGTATTACTGGTGAGAACTTATTAAAATTATGTGAGTCTAGACTTGATAATGTAGTTTACAGATTAGGAATTTCACCATCAAGAAGTGGTGCTAGACAATTAGTTGCACATAGACATATAACCGTTAACGGTAATTTAGTAAATATCCCTTCATACATTGTTAACGAAGGTGATGTAATTGGTGTTAGAGAAAAATCAAAATCATTAGAGGCGATTACTTCTTCACTAGCTGCACATCCAGTTAAATCTGAATGGTTAGATTGGGATAAACAATTAATGACAGGTAGATTTATTAAAACTCCAGAAAGAGAACAAATACCTGAAAACATTAAAGAACAATTAATAGTAGAGCTTTACTCTAAATAATTTATTTTAACTAAATATATACTATGGCAATTTTAGATTTCCAAAAACCAGATAAAGTAATCATGATTAATTCTGACGATCATTTCGGAACATTCGAATTTCGTCCGTTAGAACCAGGTTATGGTATTACAATAGGAAATGCTTTAAGAAGAGTTTTATTAAACTCACTTGAAGGATTTGCTGTAACATCAGTAAAAATTGAAGGAGTAGATCACGAATTTTCTACAATTAAAGGTGTTGTTGAAGATGTTACTCAAATTATCCTAAACTTAAAACAAATTCGTTTTAAACAACAAATTGAAGATACAGAAAACGAGAAACTTATTGTTTCAATAAGCGGACAAGAAACTGTAACTGCAGGGGATATAGGTAAATTTACATCAGCTTTCCAAGTGTTAAATACAGATCACGTTATTTGCCACCTTGAGAAAAATGTAAAAATTCAAATGGAATTAACGATTAACAAAGGTCGTGGTTATGTTCCATCTGAAGATAATACTGTTTCTGATTCAAGTATTGGTGTTATCGCTATCGATTCTATTCACACCCCTATTAAGAATGTGAAATACAATATTGAAAACTTTAGAGTTGGTCAAAAAACGGATTTCGAGAAATTGGTTTTTGAAATAACTACTGATGGATCAATACATCCAAAAGATGCTTTAAAAGAAGCAGCTAAAATTTTAATTCACCACTTTATGTTGTTCTCTGACGAGAGAATTACATTAGACACAGAAGAAAAATCATCTGTTGAAGAATTTGATGAAGATTCATTACACATGAGACAGTTGTTAAAAACGAAGTTGATTGACATGGATTTATCAGTAAGAGCATTAAACTGCTTGAAAGCTGCTGATGTAGATACTTTAGGTGATTTAGTACAATTTAATAAAAATGACTTGTTGAAATTCAGAAACTTTGGTAAAAAATCATTGACTGAATTAGATGAGTTAGTTGAAAATAAAGGCTTAAACTTCGGAATGAACGTTGCGGCTTATAAATTAGATAAGGAGTAAAAAGACATGAGACACGGAAAGAAATTTAATCATTTAGGAAGAAAATCTGGTCACAGAAAAGCAATGCTTTCTAATATGGCATGCTCTCTTATCGAGCATAAAAAAATTAATACAACAGTTGCAAAAGCAAAAGCTCTTAAATTGTATGTTGAACCATTGCTTACTAAAGCAAAAACTGATTCAACACACTCTAGAAGAGTTGTGTTTAGTTACCTAAAAAGCAAAGAAGCAGTTACAGAACTATTTAGAGATGTAGCAGTTAAAATTGCTGATAGACCAGGTGGTTACACAAGAATTTTAAAAACTGGCAACAGAATTGGTGATAACGCTGAAATGTGTTTAATTGAGTTGGTTGATTACAACGAAAACATGTTGAAAGATGTTAAGAAAAAATCTTCATCAACAAGAAGAAGAAAACCAAGTGCTAAAAAAGCTGACGCTCCAACTGAAGTAAAAGCAGTTGAAGAAGTGAAAGTGGAAGAGCCAATAGTTGAAGAACCAACTAATGAAGCTAGTGAAGAATCAAACTCAACTGAAGAAGATAAAAAAGATCAATAATTGAAGTTTAATTTTTAGATAATAAGAAAAGGATAAAGTATTTTTGCTCTATCCTTTTTTTTTGACCCAAAAAAACGATTTATATGGAAAATTCAACCAAAAAAGCAATCCTATTATTACAAGACGGAACGGTATTTGAAGGCAAAGCTGCTGGACATATTGGTACCACAACTGGCGAAATTTGTTTTAACACAGGAATGACTGGTTATCAAGAAATTTTCACTGACCCTTCATATTATGGTCAAATATTAGTGGCAACAACTACTCATATAGGTAATTACGGAGTCTCTAATCTAGAAATAGAATCCGACCATGTAAATATTGCTGGATTAGTTTGTAAAAAATTCTCTGAAGTTTACTCAAGACCAGCTGCTGATTCATCGTTACAAGAATATTTCGAAAAAGATAAAATTGTTGGAATTTCTGATGTTGATACACGGGCAATTGTTCGTCATATAAGAGATAAAGGCGCTATGAATGCAATAATATCTTCAGAAATATTTGACATCAACGATCTTAAAAATAGATTGAGTAAAGTTCCATCAATGGAAGGTTTAGAACTTTCATCGAAAGTGTGTACTAAAGAGGCTTTTTATTTTGGTGATGAAAATGCTAACATTAGAGTAGCTGTTTACGATTTTGGGGTAAAGAAGAATATTTTAAGATGTTTAGCTGATAGAGGTTGTTACTTGAAAGTTTTTCCAATGAGCGCTTCTTACGATGAAATGATGGAATGGAATCCTGATGGTTTCATGTTATCTAACGGACCTGGAGATCCTTCGGTAATGAAATTTCAAATAGAAAACGTAGCAAAAATCAAAAATTCAGGATTACCTGTTTTTGGAATATGTTTAGGACATCAAATTTTAGCCATTTCATGTGGGTTGACTACAAGTAAAATGCATAATGGACATAGAGGTTGTAACCATCCAGTATTAAATTTAGAAACTGGAAAAGGCGAAGTTACTTCTCAAAATCATGGCTTTGTGGTTGATATGGATTCTGCTAAAAATGACAACAATATTGTTGTAACTCACAAGCATTTAAACGACGATACCTTGGCAGGCTTTAGAATTAAATATAAAGATGTGTTCTCTGTACAATATCATCCAGAATCTTCGCCAGGTCCGCACGATTCAAGATATTTATTTGACAATTTTGTTGAGAATATTGTGAAATCAAAAAACCAAGTTACAGTATAGTATTGCTTTAATTTCAATCTTATTTTCTTTATTAGAGAAATTTAACCACATAGATACATAGTTTTCTGTTTTATAGATACTGAATAAATAATAGAGTCACAATAGATTTTTCACGCTAGCGTGAAAAGCTATGTTTTTCTTCATTTGTTTTAACTGCAAAACTAAATTTATAATGAAAAAGAACGCTGTGCCTATGTGGTTAGATGTTTTTATATAAATATTTAGTGTTTACTTTTTTACTAACTTTGTAGCATGGAAAAGCAACAAGTAAAATGTTCGTTTTGTGGTCGCCCAAAGGGTGAGGTTGATGTAATGATAGCTGGGGTAACTGGTCACATTTGCAATTTTTGTGTTACACAAGCACAAACCATTGTTAAAGAAGAAGTTTCTGGAAAATCAAACAAAGATATAACCAATCAATTACAGTTGCTTAAACCAATTGAAATTAAAAATCATTTGGATGAATATGTAATTGGTCAGGACGAAGCCAAAAAAGTGCTTTCGGTGGCTGTTTACAACCATTATAAACGATTAAAATTTGATTCGAATAGAAAGAAAGACGATGTTGAAATAGACAAATCGAACATTTTGTTGGTTGGCGAAACAGGTACAGGAAAAACGCTTTTAGCCAAAACCATTGCTAAATTATTGCATGTTCCATTTTGCATTGCCGATGCCACTATTTTAACCGAAGCAGGTTATGTTGGAGAAGATGTTGAGAGTATTTTAACACGACTTTTACAAGCTGCTGATTATGATGTTGAAGCAGCACAACGAGGCATCGTTTTTATTGACGAAATAGATAAAATTGCTCGTAAAAGTGATAATGCTTCAATTACTCGTGATGTTTCTGGAGAAGGTGTACAACAAGCTCTGTTGAAATTATTAGAAGGTTCAGTGGTAAATGTTCCACCGCAAGGAGGGAGAAAACACCCAGAACAGAAATTAATAGCCATAGAAACAAAAAATGTATTGTTTATCTGTGGCGGAGCTTTTGATGGAATTCAACGAAAAATTGCCAACCGATTACAAACACAAGTAGTGGGATATAAATCTCAGGACAGAGAAGAATATGATAAAGATAACTTGCTGCAATACATTTCACCTCAAGATGTAAAATCGTTTGGGTTAATTCCAGAATTAATTGGTCGTTTACCAGTTTTATCACACTTAAAACCGCTTGATAAAAGTGCTTTACGTAGAATTTTAACTGAACCAAAAAACTCTATTATTAAGCAATATGTTCAGTTGTTCGAAATGGATGACATTAAACTGTCGTTTGATAAAGAAGTGTTGGATTTTATAGTGGATAAAGCTATGGAATATAAGCTTGGAGCTAGGGGTTTACGCTCTATTTGTGAGGCTATAATGTTAGATGCTATGTTTGATATGCCTTCGGATAAAACCAACAAAGAGTTTAAAATTACCTTGGCTTTTGCTGAAGAAAAATTCAAAAACACCAAGTTATCTAGTTTAAAGGTGGCTTAATTATCGAGCTTTATAGTTATCGAAACTTCAGTTCCAGCAATGTTTTTGTTAGCATCATATATTTGGTAAGGTCCTTTTACAAAACACGATTTATCGGTAATTCTGTTGATAAGGTTTATACGACCCTTGGTTAATTCCATACCTTTCGATATGTGCAATTGTTTTTTGTCTTTCTTTTCGTTTAAACTGGTTTCAATACCAATACCATTATCTCGTATGGTAATAATAAGTTGGTCGTTTTCTTTAAAGACTTTAACTAAAATTTCACCATGTTTGTTTGCGGGAAGAATTCCATGCCAAATCGAATTTTCGATATACGGTTGAAGTAACATCGACGGTATTTTAACTGAGCTAAATCGTAGGCTTTCGTCAATATCTATTTTAAAATCGAACTTATCCTGAAATCGCATTTGTTCTAATTTTAAATAAAGTTCAATGCGTTCTATTTCATCATCCAATTCTATTTCGTTTTCAAGTGTACTGTCTAAATTTTTGCGAACCAACTTAGCAAAGCTGGTCAGGTATTTATTTGCCGAGAGTTTATCTTGTCGGTTAATGTAATATTGAATAGAATTTAATGCGTTAAAAATAAAGTGGCGGTTTAAGCTGGCATTTAAAGCCTGTTGCTCTAACGAAAGCATCTTGGCTTGGTCAACAATTAATTGAGTGGCTTGTTGGCGCTTAATTGCTCTTATTCGTAATTCAATAATTAACAATGTAAAGCCTGCCAAAAATAGAACAACAATAATGTAAAACCACCATGTAAACCAAAACGGAGGCTTAATGGTAACGTTAAATGTTATTGATTCTGACCAATGAATCATATCTACAGAACCAGCTAATTCAAAAGTGTAATCGCCAAAAGGAATGTTTGAGTATGTTACAAAATTTGCTTTGGTAACAGGTTGCCAATTTTCGTCAAAACCATTTAATTTAAATCTAAAACGTACTTTATCAGGGCTTTTGTGGTAAATACCATCAAAGTCGAAGGTAAGGTGGTTTTTGTTGTAAGGTAAAACCAAGTTTTTGGGCAGTTGATTTTGGTCAAATGCTGAGGTATATTTTTTCCAATCTTGATTTTCAAAAAACAACCTAATTTCTTTTAAATTTATTTTTGGGAGTTGAATGGTTTTAGCTTCAAGCTTAATGTTGTGTTTGGTTAAGCCCGAATTGGTGCCGAACCAAAGATTGTTTTTGCTGTCAATAAATACAGCATTTTGGTTACATTCTAAACTTTTTAAACCATCTAAATTTGAATAACGAATAAATGAAGACGTTGATATAGTGTTCACATCTAAATTTTTTAAATGAAACAGCCCATTGTTTGTGCCTATCCACAACGAATTAAATTTGTCAAGTTTTAAAAAATTAGTGTTATTTGAGGGGTAATCTTCAGCTACTGGAACACTAATAAATTTTCCATCTTTTAAATAAGCCAAGCCATTTTTTGTGCCTACCCAAATTTTGTTTGACTCGTCTTTTACAAGCGTCATTACACTGTTGTCGGGCAAACCACTTTCAGTACCAAATTTGATGTATTTATTGGTGAGAGGGTTAAATTTTATCAATCCTTCTGATGAGCAAAGCCAAATAGTTGAATGGTTTTCAATAACTATACTTCTAATGTTAGTGGGTAATTGGAAGTCGGTGGAAAAATTATACAAGCTATCTTTTGCAAGGTATAAAACGGATAATCCCTCTTTAGAGCCAATCCAAATGTTCTCGTTTTCGTCTTGTGCTAAAGCATAAACCTTATTGGCATTTAATCCATGTTTTGAATTGTACGATTTTATTTTTTTTCCATCAAAAACTGAAAAACCTGTTGATGTTCCAAACCAAACCTTGTTTCTTTTTCCTAACATACTACACCAAACGGTATTGTTTCCTAAACCATCATTTTCAGTATAAAAAGTAAAATTGTTGTTGAGCATTTTGCACACCCCATTGCCGTAAGTAGAAAACCAAATAGCTCCTTCATTGTCTTCGATAATCGACATGATGATGTTACTGTTTAAACCATCGTTTTGCGTATAGCTAACAAACTTATCGTTGGTAAATTTTATTAAGCCACCCCCATCAGAACCCATAAAAACATTGCCTTCTAAATCTTCAATAATACATTTAATGTTCGGAGCAGTTAAACCATCTTTTTCCGAAAAATTAACAATGGTATTGTCATCAAGTTTAGAAATACCAGATTTTGATGTAAACCAAAACGAACCATCGCTTTTAGCTTTAAACGAACGTATATGATTGCTGATTAATCCGTCTGTTTCTGATGTGAAATTTCTTTGGTTGTTTTTTGATATTTTTAAAACACCATCGCCAAATGTTGAACACCAAATAGTGCCAAGTGAATCTACAAAAAGTTGTGAAGCATTTACATTGGGAATCGTGTCTTTAATATTGTTTTGATTGTCTAATCGATAAACCCCTTTTTTTGTAGAAATCCATTTGTTGTTTTTGGCATCACAAAAAATATGGCGAACATAATTTGATTCAGCTAGGTTTTTGGATGGAATGGAATAATACTCAAACTTTTTGTTTGCGTAGCTTACAATTCCACCACCATCAGTAGAAAGCCAAATGGTTCCTTTTTCATCTTGCGTAATTGATGTAACAAAAAAACTACTCAATTCATCTTTAAAAAGGAGTGTTTCAAACTTATTGCCTTGAAAAATGGAAACACCACCCAGCGAGCCTAACCATATTTTATTAGCATTATCTTTAAATATGGCATTAACTTGATTATTAATTAACCCATCTTTGGTAGAATAATTTTTAAAATTGATACCATCAAATTTTGAAACGCCACCCAATGTTCCAATCCAAATGTAACCGTTATCATCCTGACAAAGCGCATTGATTTGCGATTGAATTAAACCTTGTTCGACGGAATAATTGATGAAATTGTATTGTTGTGAAAAAGCACTAAATGATAAAAATAGTGTTGCAATTAAAGCGAAAAATAATCTCATTTATATTAAAACGTCTTAATAGCATTAATAAATTCGGTTACTTTTCTTCTCGATACAGGAATTGCTGATCCGTTATCCATTATGGCAATGTTTCCATCTTGACGGTTAAATTCTTTTAAATGGTATTTGGTGTTAATAATGTGAGATTTGTGTACGCGGAAGAATACGTTTTCGTTTAATACTTTTTCATAACGAGCAATGGTCATACTGCTTACACATTTTTTACCATCAGCTAAAAATATTTTGGTGTAGCTTTCGTCAGCCTCAAGTCTAACAATATCTGAAGTTTTTATGATTTCGTAACCAGTTAAGGTAGGAATGGCTATTGTGCCAGTTGTTGTTTCGTGTTGATAATACTGAATCAATTTTTTGATGGTATTGAAATCAGAAATTTCATTGTTGCTCACTTTTATTTTTCCAACAGCTTCAATAAGTTGTTCGATATCAATGGGTTTTTCTAAGTAATCAATAGCTCCAGCTTTCAGTGCTTTCAACGCAAATTGGTTGTGTGCTGTGATAAAAATAACAGAGAAATTTTTATCTTCTAACGAGTTTAACAAATCAAAACCGTCTTCTCCAGGCATGTTTATGTCTAAAAATAACAAGTTTGGATTGTGTAAAGCTATTTGTTCTCGAGCTTCATCAGCAGATTGTGCTTCGGCAACTACTGTTACATTTGGACAATAATCCTCTAGAAGAATTCTTAAATTGCTTCGAGCATGTTGCTCGTCGTCAATAATTATTGCTGAAATACCCATAAGTTGTTAGTTTTAAGTTAGTGCTTAATCTTACCTAAATTTAGATAAAAAGTTTTGTCAATGAATCATGAATCAATTGAATGGTAGGTTTTGTTTATTAAACAGTACTCATGACTGATTAAATGGTAAGGAGTCATTTATAAACTCTTTAGTCGCTTCAAAAAATCGGCAACACGAGCACGTGCTACAGGCAGTGTTTTATTGTTTTTTAGTTTAGCTAAATATCCATCGGTATGGAGGTAATCGGTTAAGTAATTGAGGTTAATGATGTATTTTTTATGTATCCTAAAAAATAGGTTAGGATTTAACATGTCTTCGTACACTTTTAATGTTCTGGTATCAAAAAAATGAGTGCCATCTTTAAAATAAATGTTGGTGCAATTCCCTTCGCCTTCAATGTAAATGATAGATTCGTCTTCAATAATTTTAATGCCTTTTATGTGCGAAATGGTTATTTTGTTTGAGTTGGGCTGTTGGTTAATGTGTTTCGAAAAATTATCGATAGAATCGTGATAGGTTTTGATGTTGTTTTTATCTTCAAGAAAAAGTTGCTTGTATTGAATCAATTTATCAACGGCAAGTCGTAAATCTTCAATGTCAATGGGTTTAAGTATGTAATGTATGGCGTTGGCATTAAATGCTTTTACAGCAAATTCTTTAAACGCCGTAACAAATACGATTTGAAAATTATTGGTACTAACATCGTCAAGCAGTTCCAGTCCTTCTTCGTTGCTGGGCATTCTAATGTCAAGGAAAACGGCTTCGGGTTGTTTGCTTTTTATTAAACTTCTGGCTTGATCAACATTTTCAGCCATACCAACAACTTCAATTTCGGGGCAAAATTCGGTGAGTAGCATGTGTAAATTTTCACGTGCCATCATTTCGTCGTCAACTATTATTGCGGTTATTTTTTTCATTAGCTAAACCATCTAGCAATAAAAAATTTCTTTTTAGGTTTGCCTAAGTTTTTCGATTTCTTAGCCGACTGTTTCATTCGTTTTCGAACTTCTTTGGTTTGAATGTTTTCGTGTCGTTTTTTACCACGTTCCATGGCTTTTTTTTCGGCCTTTGCTTTTTCAACTTCTTGTTTTTGCAATACCTTTTTTTGTTTTTCAACCATTTTATTTGAACTTGATTTACACGAAGTAAAACAAACACTTACTGATATTAAACAAAATAAAAGATATTTGATAGGATTCATTATGAAACAAGTTTAGTTGAGCCGAATTTACTAATTTTACGATGATGAGAAAATTATTTGCTGCATTTACTTTTATAATTTTATTGGTGTTGTCGTGCAAAAAAGAGGACAATTCTACTGTGCCATTGGTTACGGTAAACTTGTCGTTTAATTTGAATAACCCTGAGTTTGTTCATTTACAAGTAGACAATGGCTGGACGTATGTTTCGGGAGGTTCGAGAGGTATTATTATTTACCGAAATTCGGCAAGCGATTTTAAAGCTTTTGATAGGCATTGCCCTTATAATGCAGCAAGTAGTTGTGGGTTGGTGTCGGCTGATGTTACCAATTTAATTGGAATCGACGATTGTTGTGGCTCAAGATTTTTATTAAGCTCAGGTCAAGTTACACAAGGACCAGCATCACGTCCATTAAAGGAGTATAGAACTTCTTTTGATGGTGCTACACTTCAAGTTTTTAATTAAAACAAATAAACCACATAGACACGTAGCTTTTCAACAATACTAATTGGTATAGTGCTACATAGATATCCCGATATATCGGGATAAAACTAATGCGATACTATGATAAACTTTACTACTTTTAACTATGTTTCTATGTGGTAAAAATAATTTTGGAGATACAATGAAGACTGTTTTATATATTTTGTTGCTTGTTTTTACTAGTTCATGTGGGTTTAACAAGGTTTTTCTTGTACCAACAAAAATTAGTACAACACAACTTCCTTTTAAAACGGTTTACAACAAAAAAGCAGATACTTTAATTATAGAAAATAAAGAAACACTAAAACCGTATTTTAAAAATGTCGAAAACAAACCAATAGAAGTTGGTTATAGCATGGAAAGTTTTTTTATTGACAGCAAAAGTGGAAACAAATTACACGCCTGGGTTATTGCTAACGATTCTGTTTACAACGGAAAGAACATCATTTTTTTTCATGGCAATGCAGGTAATTTGGTTTCGCAACATAAAATGATGTTGCCTTTTGTAAAAGCTGGTTACAAGGTTTTTATGGCTGATTACAGTGGCTTTGGATTTTCTACAGGAAAAGCCACGCGTAAAAATGTGTTAATGGATGGAAATGCTGCAATAACTTATTTTACCAATTTAGATGCTGACACAACGCACAAATGGATAATTTATGGGCAATCGTTGGGAGGACATTTAACTCCAGTTGTAGCATTGGCTAACGAGCCATTAATTGATGGGATAATTGTAGAAGGTGCGTTTACCTCGCACCAAGATATTGGAGCAAACTCGGCTGGTTTTATTGCTCGTTTGCTTATAGCAGAAAAATACAGTGCTAAAAAAGCCATACAACAGTTTAAAAAACCAGTGTTGATTATACACAGTACGCACGACGAAATTATTCCTTACCATATGGGAGAAGAGCTATTTGAATTAGCTAACCAACCCAAACAATTTTACCAAGTAGATAAATGCCACATTTGTGGGCCAGTTTATTTTGCTGAAAACATTTTACAAAAAATGGAGGAGCTTTTTGGGAAGTAATGATTTTTTTGAACCCTCTGCGTCATTCCTGCGTAGGCAGGAATCTAGAACTTTTCATTCCTACTAATTCCGATTTTTTTCGGGATAGAAAAATGAAGTTGACCGCGAAGCAGCAACAATTCATTGATTTAAAATAAATAGGGTTATTGTTAAATATCTTGTTTTTAGTTAATGTCATTGCCTCCGTTTGCGTCCTCACAAA
Protein-coding sequences here:
- the infA gene encoding translation initiation factor IF-1; translated protein: MAKQASIEQDGTIIEALSNAMFRVELENGHILTAHISGKMRMHYIRILPGDKVKVEMSPYDLSKGRISFRYK
- the clpX gene encoding ATP-dependent Clp protease ATP-binding subunit ClpX, translating into MEKQQVKCSFCGRPKGEVDVMIAGVTGHICNFCVTQAQTIVKEEVSGKSNKDITNQLQLLKPIEIKNHLDEYVIGQDEAKKVLSVAVYNHYKRLKFDSNRKKDDVEIDKSNILLVGETGTGKTLLAKTIAKLLHVPFCIADATILTEAGYVGEDVESILTRLLQAADYDVEAAQRGIVFIDEIDKIARKSDNASITRDVSGEGVQQALLKLLEGSVVNVPPQGGRKHPEQKLIAIETKNVLFICGGAFDGIQRKIANRLQTQVVGYKSQDREEYDKDNLLQYISPQDVKSFGLIPELIGRLPVLSHLKPLDKSALRRILTEPKNSIIKQYVQLFEMDDIKLSFDKEVLDFIVDKAMEYKLGARGLRSICEAIMLDAMFDMPSDKTNKEFKITLAFAEEKFKNTKLSSLKVA
- the rpmJ gene encoding 50S ribosomal protein L36 codes for the protein MKVRASVKKRSADCKIVRRKGRLYVINKKNPKFKQRQG
- the map gene encoding type I methionyl aminopeptidase encodes the protein MGKIFYKTEEEIELIRESSLLVGKTLAEVAKIIKPGVTTLELDKIAEEFIRDNNAVPGFLGMYDFPNTLCTSLNAAVVHGIPNNKPLKDGDIISVDCGVLKNGFYGDVAYTFEVGNVSDEIKKLLQVTKECLNKAIDAAVAGNRIGDIGYAVQSHAEENGFGVVRELVGHGLGKDLHEAPEVPNYGKRGTGLMLKEGMVIAIEPMINMGVRNVIQDKDGWTIITKDGKPSAHFEHDVVVRKGKAEVLSSHKFIEEVLNNKN
- the rpsD gene encoding 30S ribosomal protein S4, translating into MARYTGPKSKIARKFREPIFGPDKVLEKKNYPPGQHGPNKRRGKQSEYAIQLAEKQKAKYTYGILERQFENLFNKASRTKGITGENLLKLCESRLDNVVYRLGISPSRSGARQLVAHRHITVNGNLVNIPSYIVNEGDVIGVREKSKSLEAITSSLAAHPVKSEWLDWDKQLMTGRFIKTPEREQIPENIKEQLIVELYSK
- the rplQ gene encoding 50S ribosomal protein L17; its protein translation is MRHGKKFNHLGRKSGHRKAMLSNMACSLIEHKKINTTVAKAKALKLYVEPLLTKAKTDSTHSRRVVFSYLKSKEAVTELFRDVAVKIADRPGGYTRILKTGNRIGDNAEMCLIELVDYNENMLKDVKKKSSSTRRRKPSAKKADAPTEVKAVEEVKVEEPIVEEPTNEASEESNSTEEDKKDQ
- the carA gene encoding glutamine-hydrolyzing carbamoyl-phosphate synthase small subunit; its protein translation is MENSTKKAILLLQDGTVFEGKAAGHIGTTTGEICFNTGMTGYQEIFTDPSYYGQILVATTTHIGNYGVSNLEIESDHVNIAGLVCKKFSEVYSRPAADSSLQEYFEKDKIVGISDVDTRAIVRHIRDKGAMNAIISSEIFDINDLKNRLSKVPSMEGLELSSKVCTKEAFYFGDENANIRVAVYDFGVKKNILRCLADRGCYLKVFPMSASYDEMMEWNPDGFMLSNGPGDPSVMKFQIENVAKIKNSGLPVFGICLGHQILAISCGLTTSKMHNGHRGCNHPVLNLETGKGEVTSQNHGFVVDMDSAKNDNNIVVTHKHLNDDTLAGFRIKYKDVFSVQYHPESSPGPHDSRYLFDNFVENIVKSKNQVTV
- the rpsK gene encoding 30S ribosomal protein S11, with translation MAKTNVKKKKKVIVEAYGQAHIHASFNNIIVSLTNNSGQVISWSSAGKMGFRGSKKNTPYAAQLAAADCSKEAYENGLRKVKVFVKGPGAGRESAIRTIHNAGILVTEIVDITPLPHNGCRPPKRRRV
- a CDS encoding DNA-directed RNA polymerase subunit alpha: MAILDFQKPDKVIMINSDDHFGTFEFRPLEPGYGITIGNALRRVLLNSLEGFAVTSVKIEGVDHEFSTIKGVVEDVTQIILNLKQIRFKQQIEDTENEKLIVSISGQETVTAGDIGKFTSAFQVLNTDHVICHLEKNVKIQMELTINKGRGYVPSEDNTVSDSSIGVIAIDSIHTPIKNVKYNIENFRVGQKTDFEKLVFEITTDGSIHPKDALKEAAKILIHHFMLFSDERITLDTEEKSSVEEFDEDSLHMRQLLKTKLIDMDLSVRALNCLKAADVDTLGDLVQFNKNDLLKFRNFGKKSLTELDELVENKGLNFGMNVAAYKLDKE
- the rpsM gene encoding 30S ribosomal protein S13, with protein sequence MARIAGIDLPKHKRGVIGLTYIYGIGKSSATKILGNAGIDENKKVQDWDDDDLSKIRQILNDEFKVEGALRSEVQLNIKRLMDIGCYRGVRHRSGLPLRGQRTKNNSRTRKGKKKTVANKKKVTK